The following coding sequences are from one Streptomyces sp. NBC_01232 window:
- a CDS encoding cystathionine beta-synthase: protein MQFHDSMISLVGNTPLVKLNRVTEGLQATVLAKVEYFNPGGSVKDRIAVRMIEAAEQSGALKPGGTIVEPTSGNTGVGLAIVAQQKGYKCIFVCPDKVSMDKINVMRAYGAEVVVCPTAVDPEHPDSYYNVSDRLAREPGAWKPDQYSNPNNPRSHYETTGPELWDQTDGKITHFVAGVGTGGTISGTGNYLKEVSGGKVKVIGADPEGSVYSGGSGRPYLVEGVGEDFWPTAYDPNVTDEIIAVSDKDSFQMTRRLAKEEGLLVGGSCGMAVVAALKAAEGLGPDDVVVVLLPDSGRGYLSKIFSDEWMAGHGFLEEAGPAARIGDVLKDKEGGIPSLVHMHPEETVGEAIEVLREYGVSQMPIVKPGAGHPDVMAAEVIGSVVEKELLAALFAQRASLTDPLEKHMSSPLPQVGSGEPVSELMAVLGEADAAIVLVEGKPTGVVSRQDLLAFLAKSAK from the coding sequence GTGCAATTCCACGACTCGATGATCAGCCTCGTCGGCAACACCCCGCTGGTGAAGCTCAACCGTGTGACCGAAGGCCTGCAGGCCACCGTCCTTGCGAAGGTCGAGTACTTCAATCCCGGTGGATCCGTGAAGGACCGGATCGCCGTACGGATGATCGAGGCCGCCGAGCAGAGCGGAGCCCTCAAGCCCGGCGGCACCATCGTGGAGCCGACCAGCGGCAACACGGGTGTAGGACTCGCCATCGTGGCCCAGCAGAAGGGCTACAAGTGCATCTTCGTCTGCCCTGACAAGGTGTCCATGGACAAGATCAACGTGATGCGCGCGTACGGCGCGGAGGTCGTGGTCTGCCCGACCGCCGTCGACCCCGAGCACCCGGACTCGTACTACAACGTGTCCGACCGCCTCGCGCGCGAGCCCGGCGCCTGGAAGCCCGACCAGTACAGCAACCCGAACAACCCCCGTTCGCACTACGAGACCACCGGCCCCGAGCTGTGGGACCAGACGGACGGGAAGATCACCCACTTCGTCGCGGGCGTCGGCACCGGCGGCACGATCTCCGGTACCGGCAACTACCTCAAGGAGGTCAGCGGCGGGAAGGTCAAGGTCATCGGCGCCGACCCCGAGGGCTCGGTCTACTCGGGCGGCTCCGGCCGGCCGTACCTGGTCGAGGGCGTCGGCGAGGACTTCTGGCCGACCGCCTACGACCCGAACGTGACCGACGAGATCATCGCGGTGTCCGACAAGGACTCCTTCCAGATGACCCGCCGCCTCGCCAAGGAGGAGGGCCTGCTCGTCGGCGGCTCCTGCGGCATGGCCGTCGTCGCCGCGCTCAAGGCCGCCGAGGGCCTCGGCCCGGACGACGTCGTCGTCGTCCTGCTGCCGGACAGCGGCCGCGGCTACCTCAGCAAGATCTTCAGCGACGAGTGGATGGCGGGACACGGCTTCCTGGAGGAGGCCGGCCCCGCCGCGCGCATCGGTGACGTGCTGAAGGACAAGGAGGGCGGCATCCCCTCCCTCGTCCACATGCACCCCGAGGAGACGGTCGGCGAGGCCATCGAGGTCCTGCGCGAGTACGGCGTCTCGCAGATGCCGATCGTCAAGCCGGGCGCCGGTCACCCGGACGTGATGGCCGCCGAGGTCATCGGCTCCGTGGTCGAGAAGGAGCTGCTGGCGGCGCTGTTCGCCCAGCGGGCCTCGCTGACCGACCCGCTGGAGAAGCACATGAGCTCCCCGCTGCCGCAGGTCGGCTCCGGCGAGCCGGTGTCCGAGCTGATGGCGGTGCTCGGCGAGGCGGACGCGGCGATCGTGCTGGTCGAGGGCAAGCCCACCGGTGTGGTGAGCCGTCAGGACCTGCTGGCCTTCCTGGCCAAGTCCGCGAAGTAG
- a CDS encoding SGNH/GDSL hydrolase family protein — protein sequence MSRARTARRIAAGAAYGGGGLGLVGAAAVGLVVAEMQFARRAVGSGLPDPPRADGLYGSEFGGPEQSPGPLRLGMLGDSTAAGLGVRRARQTPAALLASGLAAVAERPVELRNVALSGAMSDDLDRQVGLLLDGTWPPPDVCVIMIGANDVTRRMPPTQSVRLLTSAVRRLRMAGSEVVVGTCPDLGTIEPVYQPLRWLARRVSRQLAAAQTIGVVALGARTVSMGDLLGPEFAANPREMFGPDSYHPSAEGYATAAMAVLPTLCAALGLWPESDRLDVSRDEDMLPVAKAASAAAGEAGTEVTAVRGPWVLLKHRRRRRVPATDPAQPVVP from the coding sequence ATGTCCAGGGCGAGGACAGCCCGCCGGATCGCGGCGGGGGCGGCGTACGGCGGAGGCGGCCTCGGACTGGTCGGGGCCGCCGCGGTCGGGCTGGTGGTGGCCGAGATGCAGTTCGCCAGGCGGGCGGTGGGCTCCGGGCTGCCGGACCCGCCACGGGCCGACGGGCTGTACGGGAGCGAGTTCGGCGGGCCGGAGCAGAGCCCGGGCCCGCTGCGCCTGGGCATGCTGGGTGATTCCACGGCCGCGGGACTGGGCGTGCGCCGGGCCCGGCAGACTCCGGCGGCCCTGCTGGCCTCCGGGCTGGCGGCGGTGGCCGAGCGGCCGGTGGAACTGCGCAACGTGGCCCTCTCGGGAGCGATGTCGGACGACCTCGACCGGCAGGTCGGTCTGCTGCTCGACGGCACCTGGCCGCCCCCGGACGTCTGCGTGATCATGATTGGCGCGAACGACGTGACGCGCCGGATGCCGCCGACCCAGTCGGTGCGGCTGCTGACCTCGGCCGTGCGCAGGCTGCGCATGGCCGGCTCCGAGGTCGTCGTGGGCACCTGCCCGGACCTCGGCACGATCGAGCCGGTGTACCAGCCGCTGCGCTGGCTGGCGCGCCGGGTCTCGCGCCAGCTGGCGGCCGCGCAGACCATAGGAGTGGTCGCGCTGGGCGCCCGTACGGTCTCCATGGGGGACCTGCTGGGCCCCGAGTTCGCAGCGAACCCGCGCGAGATGTTCGGCCCGGACTCCTACCACCCCTCGGCGGAGGGGTACGCGACCGCCGCCATGGCCGTCCTGCCGACCCTGTGCGCGGCGCTGGGCCTGTGGCCGGAGTCGGACCGGCTGGACGTCTCCCGGGACGAGGACATGCTGCCGGTGGCGAAGGCCGCGTCGGCCGCTGCGGGCGAGGCCGGTACGGAGGTCACGGCGGTCCGCGGCCCCTGGGTCCTGCTCAAGCACCGCCGGCGGCGGCGGGTGCCGGCCACCGACCCGGCCCAGCCCGTGGTGCCGTAG
- a CDS encoding acetyl-CoA C-acetyltransferase, translating to MPEAVIVSTARSPIGRAFKGSLKDVRPDDLTATIIQAALAKVPGLDPREIDDLMLGCGLPGGEQGNNLARIVAVQMGMDFLPGTTITRYCSSSLQTSRMALHAIKAGEGDVFISAGVETVSRFAKGNSDSWPDTHNPLFADAEARTAAVAESTGSGWQDPREDGLVPDAYISMGQTAENLARIKGVTRQDMDEFGVRSQNLAEEAIKNGFWAREITPVTTPDGTVVSTDDGPRAGVTLEGVQGLKPVFRPDGLVTAANCCPLNDGAAALVIMSDTKARELGLTPLARIVSTGVTGLSPEIMGLGPVEASKQALKRAGLTVGDIDLFEINEAFAAQVIPSYRDLEIPLEKLNVNGGAIAVGHPFGMTGARITGTLINSLQFHDKQFGLETMCVGGGQGMAMVIERLS from the coding sequence ATGCCCGAAGCCGTCATCGTTTCCACCGCCCGCTCCCCCATCGGGCGCGCCTTCAAGGGGTCCCTCAAGGACGTGCGGCCGGACGACCTGACCGCGACGATCATCCAGGCCGCCCTGGCCAAGGTCCCCGGGCTGGACCCGCGCGAGATCGACGACCTGATGCTCGGCTGCGGCCTGCCCGGCGGCGAGCAGGGCAACAACCTGGCCCGCATCGTGGCCGTGCAGATGGGCATGGACTTCCTGCCCGGCACGACCATCACCCGCTACTGCTCCTCCTCGCTGCAGACCTCGCGGATGGCCCTGCACGCCATCAAGGCGGGCGAGGGCGACGTCTTCATCTCGGCCGGCGTCGAGACGGTGTCGCGGTTCGCCAAGGGCAACTCGGACTCCTGGCCCGACACCCACAACCCGCTCTTCGCCGATGCCGAGGCCCGTACGGCGGCCGTCGCGGAGTCGACCGGCTCCGGCTGGCAGGACCCGCGCGAGGACGGCCTGGTCCCGGACGCCTACATCTCGATGGGGCAGACCGCCGAGAACCTGGCCCGCATCAAGGGCGTGACCCGCCAGGACATGGACGAGTTCGGCGTCCGCTCGCAGAACCTCGCGGAAGAGGCCATCAAGAACGGCTTCTGGGCCCGCGAGATCACCCCGGTCACCACCCCGGACGGCACGGTCGTCTCCACGGACGACGGCCCGCGCGCCGGCGTGACCCTGGAGGGCGTGCAGGGCCTCAAGCCCGTCTTCCGCCCCGACGGCCTGGTCACGGCCGCCAACTGCTGCCCGCTCAACGACGGCGCCGCGGCGCTGGTCATCATGAGCGACACCAAGGCCCGTGAGCTGGGCCTGACCCCGCTGGCCCGGATCGTCTCCACCGGTGTCACCGGCCTCTCCCCCGAGATCATGGGCCTGGGCCCGGTCGAGGCGTCGAAGCAGGCCCTGAAGCGGGCCGGCCTCACGGTCGGCGACATCGACCTCTTCGAGATCAACGAGGCCTTCGCGGCCCAGGTCATCCCGTCGTACCGGGACCTGGAGATCCCGCTCGAGAAGCTGAACGTCAACGGTGGAGCCATCGCCGTCGGTCACCCCTTCGGGATGACCGGTGCGCGCATCACCGGCACCCTGATCAACAGCCTGCAGTTCCACGACAAGCAGTTCGGCCTCGAGACGATGTGCGTGGGCGGCGGCCAGGGCATGGCCATGGTCATCGAGCGCCTGAGCTGA
- a CDS encoding DUF4287 domain-containing protein, with translation MSVEFSEQTHRNMIDRIPQTTGRELSDWLRTVDDGPSLVRFEEKVSWLRGAHELSYGQAKAIIHEYDLRRAARRFG, from the coding sequence ATGTCCGTAGAGTTCTCCGAACAGACACACCGCAACATGATCGACAGAATCCCCCAGACCACCGGTCGTGAACTCTCCGACTGGCTCCGCACCGTGGACGACGGCCCCTCACTCGTCCGGTTCGAGGAGAAGGTCAGCTGGCTGCGCGGCGCGCACGAGCTGTCGTACGGCCAGGCCAAGGCGATCATCCACGAGTACGACCTGCGCAGAGCCGCACGCCGGTTCGGCTGA
- a CDS encoding Bax inhibitor-1/YccA family protein: protein MRSSNPVFSRRGFSRDNGGYAGFDAQPQQAGTNPYATNPYATDPTTGMPQAPARANVMTMDDVVSRTAMTLGTLIVTATLSWVLLPVDPDSLGMSYGIAIGAALVAFVLAMVQSFKSKPVPALILAYAAFEGVFLGVISAAVSTYLGPGVVMQAVMGTMCVFAAVLFAYKMRWIRVTRRFYGFVMAATLGFILLMLVNSLFAVFGGGDGLGFRSGGLGLLFGAIGVILGACFLALDFKQVEDGITYGAPREESWLAAFALTMTLVWIYVEMLRIFSILSGDD, encoded by the coding sequence ATGAGGAGCAGTAACCCGGTCTTCTCGCGACGGGGGTTCAGCCGCGACAACGGCGGCTACGCGGGGTTTGACGCGCAGCCGCAGCAGGCCGGGACCAACCCGTACGCGACGAACCCGTACGCGACCGACCCGACCACGGGCATGCCGCAGGCCCCGGCCCGCGCCAATGTGATGACGATGGACGACGTCGTGAGCCGTACGGCCATGACGCTCGGCACGCTCATCGTGACGGCGACCCTTTCCTGGGTGCTGCTGCCGGTCGACCCGGACAGCCTCGGAATGTCGTACGGCATCGCCATCGGCGCGGCTCTCGTCGCGTTCGTCCTCGCGATGGTCCAGTCCTTCAAGAGCAAGCCCGTCCCGGCCCTGATCCTGGCGTACGCGGCGTTCGAGGGTGTCTTCCTCGGCGTCATCAGTGCGGCCGTCAGCACCTACCTCGGCCCCGGCGTCGTCATGCAGGCCGTGATGGGCACGATGTGCGTCTTCGCCGCCGTGCTCTTCGCCTACAAGATGCGCTGGATCCGCGTCACCCGCCGCTTCTACGGCTTCGTGATGGCGGCGACGCTCGGCTTCATCCTGCTGATGCTCGTGAACTCCCTGTTCGCGGTCTTCGGCGGCGGTGACGGCCTCGGCTTCCGCAGCGGCGGCCTCGGCCTGCTGTTCGGCGCCATCGGCGTCATCCTCGGCGCCTGCTTCCTCGCCCTCGACTTCAAGCAGGTCGAGGACGGCATCACCTACGGTGCCCCCCGCGAGGAGTCCTGGCTGGCGGCCTTCGCCCTCACCATGACCCTGGTGTGGATCTACGTCGAGATGCTGCGCATCTTCTCGATCCTCTCGGGCGACGACTAG
- a CDS encoding ABC transporter ATP-binding protein translates to MNYAPHTAQTVAARATELSKVYGQGETQVVALNKVTVDFAQGQFTAIMGPSGSGKSTLMHCVAGLDTFSAGSVRIGDTELGSLKDKQLTQLRRDKIGFIFQAFNLLPTLTALENITLPMDIAGRKPDKQWLDAVISMVGLSERLSHRPTQLSGGQQQRVAVARALASRPEIIFGDEPTGNLDSRSGAEVLGFLRNSVRELGQTVVMVTHDPAAASYADRVIFLADGEIVDEMLSPTADGVLDRMKAFDAKGRTS, encoded by the coding sequence ATGAACTACGCCCCGCACACCGCTCAGACCGTGGCCGCCCGCGCCACCGAGCTCTCCAAGGTGTACGGCCAGGGCGAGACCCAGGTGGTCGCCCTGAACAAGGTCACCGTGGACTTCGCGCAGGGACAGTTCACCGCGATCATGGGCCCCTCGGGCTCCGGCAAGTCCACGCTGATGCACTGCGTCGCCGGCCTCGACACCTTCTCCGCGGGCTCGGTCCGCATCGGCGACACCGAGCTCGGCAGCCTGAAGGACAAGCAGCTCACCCAGCTCCGCCGGGACAAGATCGGCTTCATCTTCCAGGCCTTCAACCTGCTGCCGACCCTGACGGCCCTGGAGAACATCACGCTCCCCATGGACATCGCCGGCCGCAAGCCCGACAAGCAGTGGCTGGACGCCGTGATCAGCATGGTCGGCCTCTCGGAGCGCCTCTCCCACCGCCCCACGCAGCTCTCGGGCGGCCAGCAGCAGCGCGTGGCCGTGGCCCGCGCCCTGGCCTCCCGCCCGGAGATCATCTTCGGCGACGAGCCCACCGGCAACCTCGACTCCCGCTCGGGCGCCGAGGTCCTCGGCTTCCTGCGCAACTCGGTGCGCGAGCTCGGCCAGACCGTGGTGATGGTCACCCACGACCCGGCCGCCGCGTCCTACGCGGACCGCGTCATCTTCCTCGCCGACGGCGAGATCGTCGACGAGATGCTCAGCCCCACCGCCGACGGCGTGCTGGACCGTATGAAGGCCTTCGACGCCAAGGGCCGCACCAGCTGA
- a CDS encoding ABC transporter permease, with product MFRTALRNVLAHKARLLMTVLAVTLGVAFVSGTLVFTDTLKKSLSGQSAKSYEGVAVSVTSYGQGRNENGEKEGEPGIGQATLDKVRALPGVDSVSGRVTGFAGVGDENGKLIGAGWSNQGANYTPVKDGKDPHYAFIAGAGPAKADEVALDKATAEAGKYKVGDKVRVATNGPVKEYALAGVFTTEDGAVQAGGSLVLFETKVAQELYLKPGYFLEMSVAAKDGTSADKLLADIKPLVDSKHTKAQTGAELAKKQAKDIEEGLGQMGTMLLVFAGISLFVGIFLIYNTFTMLVTQRTKELALLRAVGANRGQVMRSVLAEALVVGALSAVVGLISGVGLAVAMRSLIGSFGAKLPGGELVIAPGTIIAALVIGILVTTVAALLPAWRTGRIAPVAAMGSAHLPATAKSLVVRNVLGSIISVLGIGLVLLGVSTGGDNGRMTIGAGAFFMLIGMIVLLPLLSRPVIGAIRPLLQKVFGIPGKLASQNAVRNPRRTAVTAASLAIGLTLVTTLSVLGITVGKVVDRMSTEKLKADYKVSMAGGMGYLDRSVTETLAKTPGIKAVSPQTAGYFMVGEDFRSASGVNPAAIAQLLNIETVSGSVDSLGKGEVLVAEKTATKQNLTVGSTLDVRYEDGQQGTLKVGAVYKDMEGLLSPFVLDDKILTQHSEESAVSEVYVNVDGGASKAGQQKVVDALGKNPAINVATQQDMRNEMGGMINTMLNVMYGLLGMALIISVLGVVNTLAMSVFERTQEIGMLRAIGLDRGRVKNMIRLEAVVISLFGAALGVAIGVFLAWAVGTTMAKAMPNYELILPWDRIGIFLLLAAVVGVLAAMWPARSAARLNMLTAIKTE from the coding sequence ATGTTCCGTACCGCCCTGCGCAACGTCCTCGCGCACAAGGCCCGGCTGCTGATGACGGTGCTCGCCGTCACCCTCGGCGTCGCCTTCGTCTCCGGCACCCTCGTCTTCACCGACACCCTCAAGAAGTCCCTCTCCGGCCAGTCCGCCAAGAGCTACGAAGGCGTGGCCGTCTCCGTCACCTCGTACGGCCAGGGCCGCAACGAGAACGGCGAGAAGGAGGGCGAGCCCGGCATCGGCCAGGCCACCCTCGACAAGGTCAGGGCGCTCCCGGGCGTCGACTCCGTCTCCGGGCGCGTGACCGGCTTCGCCGGTGTGGGCGACGAGAACGGCAAGCTGATCGGCGCCGGCTGGTCCAACCAGGGCGCCAACTACACGCCCGTCAAGGACGGCAAGGACCCGCACTACGCCTTCATCGCGGGCGCCGGCCCGGCCAAGGCCGACGAGGTCGCGCTCGACAAGGCGACAGCGGAGGCGGGCAAGTACAAGGTCGGCGACAAGGTGCGCGTCGCCACCAACGGCCCGGTCAAGGAGTACGCCCTCGCCGGTGTCTTCACCACCGAGGACGGCGCCGTCCAGGCCGGCGGCAGCCTGGTGCTCTTCGAGACCAAGGTCGCCCAGGAGCTCTACCTCAAGCCCGGCTACTTCCTGGAGATGTCGGTCGCGGCCAAGGACGGCACCTCCGCCGACAAGCTGCTCGCCGACATCAAGCCGCTCGTCGACAGCAAGCACACCAAGGCGCAGACGGGCGCCGAGCTCGCCAAGAAGCAGGCCAAGGACATCGAGGAGGGCCTCGGCCAGATGGGCACCATGCTGCTCGTCTTCGCCGGCATCTCCCTCTTCGTCGGCATCTTCCTGATCTACAACACCTTCACCATGCTGGTCACCCAGCGCACCAAGGAGCTGGCCCTGCTGCGCGCCGTCGGCGCCAACCGCGGTCAGGTCATGCGCTCGGTGCTCGCGGAGGCCCTGGTCGTCGGCGCCCTGTCCGCCGTCGTCGGCCTGATCAGCGGTGTCGGCCTGGCCGTCGCCATGCGCTCCCTGATCGGCTCCTTCGGCGCCAAGCTCCCGGGCGGCGAGCTCGTGATCGCCCCGGGCACGATCATCGCGGCCCTGGTCATCGGCATCCTGGTCACGACGGTCGCGGCGCTGCTGCCCGCCTGGCGCACCGGCCGGATCGCCCCGGTCGCCGCCATGGGCAGCGCCCACCTGCCGGCCACCGCGAAGTCGCTGGTCGTACGCAACGTCCTCGGCTCGATCATCAGCGTCCTCGGCATCGGCCTGGTCCTGCTCGGGGTGTCCACCGGCGGCGACAACGGCCGCATGACCATCGGCGCGGGCGCGTTCTTCATGCTCATCGGCATGATCGTGCTGCTCCCGCTGCTGTCCAGGCCGGTCATCGGGGCCATCCGCCCGCTGCTGCAGAAGGTGTTCGGGATCCCCGGCAAGCTGGCCTCCCAGAACGCCGTCCGCAACCCGCGCCGCACCGCCGTCACCGCCGCCTCCCTGGCGATCGGCCTGACCCTGGTCACCACCCTGTCGGTGCTCGGCATCACCGTGGGCAAGGTCGTCGACCGGATGAGCACCGAGAAGCTCAAGGCCGACTACAAGGTCTCCATGGCCGGCGGCATGGGCTACCTCGACAGGTCGGTGACCGAGACCCTGGCCAAGACCCCCGGCATCAAGGCGGTCTCCCCGCAGACGGCCGGCTACTTCATGGTCGGCGAGGACTTCCGGTCCGCCTCCGGCGTCAACCCGGCCGCGATCGCCCAGCTGCTGAACATCGAGACCGTCAGCGGCTCGGTGGACTCCCTCGGCAAGGGCGAGGTCCTGGTCGCCGAGAAGACCGCCACGAAGCAGAACCTCACCGTCGGCTCCACTCTCGACGTGCGGTACGAGGACGGCCAGCAGGGCACCCTCAAGGTCGGCGCGGTCTACAAGGACATGGAGGGCCTGCTCTCCCCGTTCGTCCTCGACGACAAGATCCTCACCCAGCACAGCGAGGAGAGCGCCGTCTCCGAGGTGTACGTCAACGTCGACGGCGGGGCGTCCAAGGCCGGCCAGCAGAAGGTCGTCGACGCGCTGGGCAAGAACCCGGCCATCAACGTCGCCACCCAGCAGGACATGCGCAACGAGATGGGCGGCATGATCAACACCATGCTGAACGTCATGTACGGCCTGCTCGGCATGGCGCTGATCATCTCGGTGCTCGGCGTGGTCAACACCCTGGCGATGTCCGTCTTCGAGCGGACCCAGGAGATCGGCATGCTGCGGGCGATCGGTCTCGACCGGGGCCGGGTCAAGAACATGATCCGCCTGGAGGCCGTGGTCATCTCGCTCTTCGGAGCGGCCCTGGGCGTCGCCATCGGCGTCTTCCTCGCCTGGGCGGTCGGCACCACGATGGCGAAGGCCATGCCGAACTACGAACTGATCCTCCCCTGGGACCGGATCGGCATCTTCCTCCTGCTGGCCGCCGTGGTCGGTGTCCTGGCCGCCATGTGGCCGGCCCGCAGCGCCGCCCGCCTGAACATGCTCACCGCCATCAAGACGGAGTAG
- a CDS encoding cyclopropane-fatty-acyl-phospholipid synthase family protein: MTDAAPRLAVVAETLMGAPLPVRVRAWDGSEAGPPDGPVLVIHDRRAVRRMLWRPGELGLARAWVAGELTVEGSLFDLLDRVAGLLWERERELPPVGPAVSTAQGGPGRFAALGGAVRRAGLPALSRLPGAKWRDPAHRAAARELIALAGPLPPPAPPAEEAASRRTGPRHSKVRDRRAVSHHYDVGNDFYERVLGPSMVYSCAYWSPGSTLEQAQRDKLDLVCRKLALRPGDRLLDVGCGWGSMALHAAREYGVRVTGVTLSREQAVYARKRVADAGLTDLVDIRIQDYRDVSDGPYEAISSIGMAEHVGADRYRDYARTLHALLRPGGRLLNHQIARRPEPDEEAYRIDEFIDAYVFPDGELSPLGSTVGELERAGFEVRDVEALREHYGLTLRAWVSRLEEHWTEAVRLTSPGRARVWQLYMAACALGFERGRLGVNQVLAVRPTASGDARLPLRLRTWDAEAETV; the protein is encoded by the coding sequence ATGACCGACGCCGCGCCGCGGCTCGCCGTTGTTGCCGAGACTCTGATGGGTGCCCCGCTGCCGGTGCGCGTGCGTGCCTGGGACGGCAGTGAGGCGGGTCCGCCCGACGGTCCCGTGCTCGTGATCCACGACCGCCGCGCCGTGCGGCGGATGCTCTGGAGGCCCGGCGAGCTGGGTCTGGCCCGCGCCTGGGTGGCGGGGGAGCTGACCGTCGAGGGCAGCCTGTTCGACCTGCTGGACCGGGTGGCGGGCCTGCTGTGGGAGCGGGAACGGGAACTGCCGCCCGTCGGCCCCGCCGTCTCCACGGCGCAGGGCGGGCCCGGACGGTTCGCGGCGCTCGGGGGCGCCGTGCGCCGCGCCGGTCTGCCCGCGCTCTCCCGGCTGCCGGGGGCGAAGTGGCGCGATCCCGCCCACCGGGCCGCCGCGCGCGAGCTGATCGCCCTCGCCGGACCCCTCCCGCCGCCCGCGCCCCCCGCCGAGGAGGCGGCCTCCCGGCGGACCGGGCCGCGCCACAGCAAGGTCCGCGACCGCCGGGCCGTCAGCCACCACTACGACGTCGGCAACGACTTCTACGAGCGGGTGCTCGGCCCCTCGATGGTGTACTCCTGCGCCTACTGGAGCCCCGGCTCCACCCTGGAACAGGCCCAGCGCGACAAGCTGGACCTGGTCTGCCGCAAGCTCGCCCTGCGGCCCGGGGACCGGCTGCTCGACGTCGGCTGCGGCTGGGGGTCCATGGCGCTGCACGCCGCCCGCGAGTACGGCGTCCGGGTCACCGGCGTCACGCTCTCCCGGGAGCAGGCCGTGTACGCCCGTAAACGGGTCGCCGACGCGGGACTGACCGATCTGGTGGACATCCGGATCCAGGACTACCGGGACGTCAGCGACGGCCCGTACGAGGCCATTTCCTCCATCGGGATGGCCGAACACGTCGGGGCCGACCGCTACCGGGACTACGCCCGCACCCTGCACGCCCTGCTGCGCCCCGGCGGACGGCTGCTGAACCACCAGATCGCCCGCCGCCCGGAGCCCGACGAAGAGGCCTACCGGATCGACGAGTTCATCGACGCCTACGTCTTCCCCGACGGGGAGCTCTCCCCGCTCGGCTCCACGGTCGGCGAACTGGAGCGGGCCGGCTTCGAGGTCCGCGACGTGGAGGCGCTGCGCGAGCACTACGGGCTGACCCTGCGGGCCTGGGTGTCCCGCCTGGAGGAGCACTGGACCGAGGCGGTACGGCTGACCTCCCCGGGGCGGGCCCGGGTCTGGCAGCTCTACATGGCGGCCTGCGCGCTCGGCTTCGAGCGGGGCCGCCTCGGGGTCAACCAGGTGCTCGCGGTGCGGCCCACGGCGTCCGGGGACGCCCGGCTGCCCCTGCGGCTGCGTACGTGGGACGCGGAAGCAGAAACGGTCTAG